Sequence from the Kribbella aluminosa genome:
AGCCGCTGGCGATCAACCGCGCGTGGGCCGAGGCGATGATCGAGGCTGCGGTACGCAACGACGTCTTCCTGATGGAGGCGTACATGTACCGGTGCCTGCCGCAGACCAAGCTGATCACCCAACTGGTCCGCGACGGCGAGCTCGGCACCGTCCACCAGATCCAGGCGACGTTCGCGTTCGCGGCCGGGTACCGGCCGGAGAGCCGGATCTTCGCCGACGACCTGGCCGGCGGCGGCATCCTCGACGTCGGCGGGTACCCGGTCTCGATGGCCCGCCTGATCGCCGGTGCGGCGACCGGCCGGCCGTACGCCGAACCGGCCGCCGTCAACGCGGTCGGCCAGGTCGGCGAGACCGGCGCCGACGAATGGACGGTGGCGACGCTGTTCTTCGACGGCGGCATCACCGCACAGATCAGCACCGGCGTACGGCTCGGCGACCAGAACCAGGTCCGGATCTACGGCAGCAAGGGCTACCTGCAGATCGACGACCCGTGGTTCGGCGGCGACGGCAAGCCGGCCCACGTCACGCTGTACCGGGCCGGGGAGGAGCCGCGGGAGATTTCCGCGGAGCCGGCGCTGATCTACACGGCCGAGGCCGAGGCGGTGCAGGCCGCGATCGCTTCCGGTGCGAAGGAGGCACCGGAGATGAGCTGGGCGGACACGCTCGGCAACCTCACCGTCCAGGACCAGTGGCGGGCCGCGATCGGGCAGCAGTACGCGAGCGAGCGGGACGACGCGAACATCCCGACCGCGACCGGACGCCCGCTGGCCAAGCGCGCCGACGCCCCGATGACGTACGGCCACGTGCCGGGGGTCGACAAGCAGGTGTCCCGGCTGGTGATGGGCGTGGACAACCAGCAGACGCTGCCGCACGCCGCGGTGGTCTTCGACGACTTCGTCGAGCGCGGCGGTACGACGTTCGACACGGCGTACATCTACGGCGGCGGGCGTGGCGAGAAGCTGCTCGGGCAGTGGATGAAGTCGCGCGGCAACCGGGACGACGTGGTCGTGATCGGCAAGGGCGCGCACACGCCGCACTGCGACCCGGAGTCGATCACCCGGCAGCTGCACGAGAGCCTCGAGCGGCTGCAGACCGATCATGTCGACCTGTACTTCATGCACCGGGACAACGAGGAGATCCCGGTGTCGGAGTTCGTCGACGTACTGGACGAGCACTTCAAGGCCGGCCGGATCAAGGCGTTCGGCGGGTCGAACTGGTCCACCGGGCGCTTCGACGAGGCGAACGCGTACGCCGAGGCGAACAGCAAGCAGCCGTTCACGCTGCTCAGCAACCACCTCAGCCTCGCGCGGGCGTACGACGTACCTTGGGCCGGCTGCCGACACGTGGCGGACGACGAGTCGCAGGCGTGGCTGCGGGAGCGGCAGGTCGCGCTGTTCCCGTGGTCGAGCCAGGCGCGCGGGTTCTTCACCGGGCGGGCCAAGCCGGAGGACACCTCGGACTCCGAGCTGGTGCGCTGCTTCTACTCCGACGAGAACTTCCGCCGGCTGGACCGCGCGCGGGAGCTCGCGGCGGCGAAGGGCGTCGAGCCGACCGCGATCGCACTGGCCTGGCTGCTGCACCAGCCGTACCTGGTGTTCCCGCTGATCGGGCCGCGGCACGTCAGCGAGACGCGGACCTCGACACCGGGGCTGTCGGTGACGCTGACGGCCGAGGAAGTGGCCTACCTCACTGCCTGATGCACTGCCTGACGGCGGAATTGGTGGGTGGCTGACACACATGTAACATGATTTGTCGGAGTCACGACCCTGAACACGGAGAATCATGTCTAAGAAGTGCGATGTCTGCGGCAAGCAGCCGACGTTCGGCAACAGCGTTGCCCGCCTGGGTAAGGGCGCGATGATCCGGCGGGTCAAGGCGCGTACGCCGCGCCGTTTCAACCCGAACATCCAGCCGGTCCGCGCGATCATCAAGGGAACGCCCACCAAGATGAAGGTGTGCACCTCCTGCATCAAGGCCGGAAAGGTCCAGCGCGTAGTCGGCTGACCCCAGCAAAACTTCCGTGTAGGGCCTTTCGACAGGCGCCCGGGTTCGTCCCGGGCGCCTAGTCGTGTTTGCGGGCGACGACCGTGATCTCGTTGCGGTTGTGGTGGAGCTGGCGGGCGTGGAGTACGTCGTACCGCTGGCTGAGCACGTCGAGGCCGCGGCGGGCGTCGTCGAGGGGGTTCCTGCCGCCGCCCTTGAGGGTGACGATCGCGAGGCCGTCGCGGCGCAGGTGGGCGGCCGCGTCGAGCATCATCCGGGCGCTGGTCACCTGGTCCATTCGCATGTCGTTCACCACCACGTCGAACCGGACCCGGTTGTCGGCGAAGAACCGCCCGGCCGTGGTCGCCTCGTGATGGATCCGCCGGTCGCCGCGCAGCCGCGGGTCCAGCGAGCCCGGGTCCACCGACCACACCTCCTGCCCGTGCTGCCGCAGAATCCGCGTCCACCCACCCGGCGAGGCCCCGAGATCCACGGCCTTCCCGCCGTTCGGCAGCTCCAGCCCGAAGGTCGCGATCGCCTCCTCGAGCTTGAACTCCGACCGCGACACCCGCTCCTCGCCCCGAGCCAACCGCATCCGCCCACCGGGCCAGTCCGACAGGCTGTCCGCGAGGCGGTTGACCCCGAGCAGGATGGCCTTCCGGCCGCCGTAGCACGAGACGACGTACTCCTGTCCGGAGCGGGTGACGGCCACGCCACGGCCGGCCAGCGCCTCCTCCAGCCGGTGGTAGTACGAGCCGCCGCCGGGACCGTCGGTCCACGCCTGGACGGCCAGCGCCTTCGGGTACTCCGGCAGCTCGGCCAGCACCAGGTCCGCCAGTTCGTACTCCGGCGGCAGCTCCTCGAAGCTCGCGATCTCGACCGTCAGGTGCCGGACGAACATGATCCGGCCGGCGTCGCACGCCGCGGCCAGCTCCCGCACCGGGACCCCGTCCACCCGCCCGAGCTCCGCCCCGACCCGCTCGACCCGCAGGTCCCGCCCGAACTCGCCGCGGATCTCCCGCACCGCCAACCCGTAGCTGTCGGCTCCGGCCGAGAACAACACACTCACCTGGGAACCGTACCGAACGACCGGACGTAGTCCTGTACGTATATCCCGCCGCAAGCCTGGCGGACCGCTCCGGACTCGCCCCGGAGGGGACCACTGCCCGTCCTTCGGTACGCGTTAGCCTTCCGGGCGTGGAGGAACTGACGGTTGAGGTGCTGCGTGCCTGGGCGCGGACCGCGTTGGCCGACCTGGCGCGGGCGCGGGCCGGGATCGACGAGCTGAACGTGTACCCGGTGCCGGACGGCGACACCGGGACGAACCTCTACCTGACCTGGGAAGCCGCCTGCGGCGCGCTGCCGAAGGGCGAGCTGACCTTCACCGAGGCGATCCAGGCGTTCGGCCGCGGCGCCCTCCTCGGTGCCCGCGGGAACTCCGGCGTGATCACCTCCCAGCTGATCCGCGCCTGCGGACTGCGCCTCGACGAGAACCTCCCGCGCGACCGGGAAGACGGCGTACTGGCCGATCCGCCGATGAGCGAGGCCGCCGCCTTCGCAGATGCACTCCGGTACGCCGCCGACGCCGCGTACGACGCCGTCGCGCAGCCGGTCGAGGGCACGATGCTGACCGTGGCCCGCGCGGCCGCCTCCGGCGCGATGACCGCCGCGAACGACGGCAAGTCCCTCGCCGACGTGTGCCTGGCCGCCGTCGCCTCCGCCCGCCAGGCGCTCACCCGGACCACCGACCAGCTCGACGTACTGCGGCGCGCGGGCGTCGTCGACGCCGGGGGAGCCGGCCTGGTGGTGATCCTCGGCGCGATGGAGTCGGTCCTCACCGGGCGGCACGTCCGCGTCGACGTACCGGCACGGGTCGAGCCGCGGGGCGAGGAGGCGGTCAGCCAGGACGGCCCGGCGTACGAGGTGATGTACCTGCTGGACGCGCCCGACGAGCAGGTCGACGGCTTCCGGCAGCGGCTCGCGGGGCTCGGGGACTCGGTCGTCGTGGTCGGCGGCGACGGACTCTGGAACGTCCACGTGCACACCGACGACGTCGGCGCCGCGATCGAGCACGGCATCGGCATCGGCCGCCCGCACCGGATCCGCGTCACGCACTTCGCGGACCATGCACACTCTGCGCACCACCATGAGCCCGCGCCCGGCCGGGCCGTGATCGCGGTCGTGGCAGGCGACGGACTGGGCGAACTGTTCGCCGCGGCCGGCGCCCGGATCATCCGCGGCGGCCCCGGGCGGCGCTGCTCGACCGGCGAACTGCTGCAGGCGATCGAGGAGTCGAAGGCACCGGAGATCGTGATCCTGCCGAACGACCAGGACTCGCTCGCGGTCGCCGAGGCCGCCGCCACCGCCGCCCGCCAGGACGGGATCCGGGTCGCGGTGATCCCGACCCGCGCCCAGGTCCAGGGCCTGGCCGCGATCGCCGTCCACGACCCGCAGCGCAGCTTCGACGACGACGTCGTACAGCTCTCCGCCGCCGCCGGGCAGACCCGGCACGGCGCGGTCACTGTCGCGGTCAAGGACGCCTGGACGATGGCCGGGAGGTGCCGGGCCGGCGACGCGCTCGGGGTGGTCGACGGCGACTTCGCGCTGATCACCGACGATCTGGAGCAGGCGGCGTACGGCGTCGTCGACCGGCTGCTGGGCGGTGGTGGCGAGCTGCTGACGATCGTCACCGGGCGGGACGCGGACCCCGGGCTGGCGGCGGCTGTGGAGCGACATGTACGGCGCGCGCGCAAGGATGTCGATGTGATGGTGTACGACGGAGGGCAGGACAGGTACCCGTTGTTGATCGGGGTGGAATGACGGTGTTGAAATGATGATGGCGGACATGGACCGCAAACTCCGGGACTTCCTCGGAGCCAAGACGGCCAAGACGTTCGCCGAGGTGCTCGGGATCGAGACCGTCGGCGAGCTGCTGCGGCACTACCCGCGGCGGTACCTGAAGAAGGGCGAGCTGACGCCGTTCGACGAGCTCGAGGTCGGCGACCAGGCGACCGTGAACGGACGGGTCAAGAAGGTCACCGCCCGCGCGCTGGACACCAAACTCGAGATCAAGCCCGAGGACGCCCACAAGTTCCGCAAGCGGCGGACGATCACCAAGGTCGTGGTCACCGACGGCCGGAACGACCTGGAGGCGGCGTTCTTCAACCAGCCCTGGCTGCTGACGAAGCTGACGCCCGGTACCTCCGCCCTGTTCTGGGGCGAGGTGACGATGTTCCGCACCACCATGCAGCTGAAGAACCCGGGCACCGAGGTCCTGGACGAGGAGGACCTGACGGACGCCGAGATCGAGCGCCGGGCGCGCCCGTTCCGCCCGCTCTACCCGGCGACCGCGAAGTTGCCGACCGCAACGATCGAGCGGTCGGTGAAGATCGTGCTGGACAGCCTGGACGACCGGGTCGACGACCCGGTGCCGGACCTGATCCTGCGCGCCGAGAAGCTGCTCGGGCTCCGGGACGCCTTGCAGCTGGTGCATCTGCCCGACACCGAGAAGGACATCGAGGCCGCGCAGCAACGGTTCCGGTTCGAGGAGGCGCTGGTGATGCAGACGATCCTCGCCCAGCGGCGCGCCGTCACCGACGCGCTGAACGCCGTACCTCGGCCGCGGGTGCAGGGCGGGCTGCTCGACGACTTCGACAAGCGGCTGCCGTTCGAGCTGACCGAGGGGCAGACGGAGGTGGGGGAGGAGGTCTTCGCGGATCTCGCCCGCCCGCACCCGATGCACCGGCTGCTGCAGGGTGAGGTCGGTTCCGGGAAGACCGTGGTCGCGCTGCGGGCGATGCTGTCCGTGGTCGACAACGGCGGGCAGGCCGCGCTGCTGGCGCCGACGGAGGTGCTCGCGGTCCAGCACCACAAGACGTTGACGAAGATGCTCGGCGAGCTGGCCGAGCAGGGCATGCTCGGCGGCGCGGAACACGCCACGAAGATCGGGCTGCTGACGGGTTCGCTGAACGCGGCGGCTCGGCGTACGGCGATGCTCGACGCGGCCAGCGGCGCCGCCGGGATCGTGGTCGGGACGCACGCGCTGCTGGAGGACAAGGTCCAGTTCGCCGATCTGGGGCTGGTGGTGGTCGACGAGCAGCACCGGTTCGGGGTCGAGCAGCGGGCCGCGCTGAGCGCGAAGTCCGGCGAGAACACCCCGCACGTGCTGGTGATGACCGCGACGCCGATCCCGCGGACGGTGGCGATGACGGTGTTCGGCGACCTCGCGGTGTCGACGCTCACCCAGCTGCCGGCCGGCCGTTCGCCGATCCAGTCGTCCGTCGTACCGGCGAAGGAGCGGCCGGACTGGCTGCAGCGCGCCTGGGTCAGGGTCCGCGAGGAGGTCGGCAAGGGGCATCAGGTGTACGTCGTGTGCCCGCGGATCGGGGACGACGTCAAGAACGCGAAGGACGAGGAGGGCGAGCTCCTCGAGACCGACGAGGGCGGGAAGAAGCAGGTCCGCCCGCCGATCTCCGTGATGCAGGTGTCGGAGGCGCTCGGGGAGATCCTGCACGACTTGCGCGTCGAGGTGCTGCACGGGCGGCTGCCGGCCGACGAGAAGGACGCGGTGATGTCGCGGTTCGCGGCCGGGGACGTCGACGTACTGATCGCGACCACGGTGATCGAGGTCGGGGTCGACGTACCGAACGCGTCGACGATGGTGATCATGGACGCCGACCGGTTCGGGATCTCGCAGCTGCACCAGCTGCGCGGCCGGGTCGGGCGGGGCCAGGTGCCGGGGTTGTGCCTGCTGGTCACGGACCTGTGGGCCGGGTCGAGCTCGTACGGGCGGCTGGAGGCGGTCGCGTCGACGACGGACGGGTTCGAGCTGTCCCGGATCGACCTGGAGACCCGGCGCGAGGGCGACGTACTCGGTGTCGCGCAGTCCGGGCGGCGGTCGAGCCTGAAGCTGCTGAGCGTGCTGCGCGACGAGGACGTGATCCTCGCGGCCCGGCACGTGGCGAACTCGATCGTCTCGGCGGACGCCGAGCTGGCCGAGTACCCGGCGCTGCGGGCCGTCGTACGGGAAGCACTGGAGTCCGAGACCACGGAATACCTGGAGAAGACGTGACTGTGTTGAATGCCGCGCCAGACCGGGAGGCCCCGTGACGCGGATTGTCGGGGGAGCGGCCGGTGGGCGGCGGATCGGGGTGCCGCCGGGGAGTGGGACGCGGCCGACGGCGGACCGGGTGCGGGAGGCGTTGTTCTCGTCGCTGGAGTCCGAGTTCGGCAGCTTCCACGGGCTCGCGGTGCTCGATCTGTACGCCGGATCCGGCGCGATCGGGCTGGAAGCGCTGTCCCGGGGTGCGGCGCGGGCCGTACTGGTCGAGTCGGACCGGCGGGCGGCCGAGGTGATCGCGGCGAACCTGACGACGGTCGGGCTG
This genomic interval carries:
- a CDS encoding aldo/keto reductase, with the translated sequence MTDQTLRWGIIGTGNIASRFASQVPTSKTNEVVAVGSRSIESANTFADKWDIANRHASYEDLLADDSVEAVYIATPHPMHVEWAIKAAEAGKHVLCEKPLAINRAWAEAMIEAAVRNDVFLMEAYMYRCLPQTKLITQLVRDGELGTVHQIQATFAFAAGYRPESRIFADDLAGGGILDVGGYPVSMARLIAGAATGRPYAEPAAVNAVGQVGETGADEWTVATLFFDGGITAQISTGVRLGDQNQVRIYGSKGYLQIDDPWFGGDGKPAHVTLYRAGEEPREISAEPALIYTAEAEAVQAAIASGAKEAPEMSWADTLGNLTVQDQWRAAIGQQYASERDDANIPTATGRPLAKRADAPMTYGHVPGVDKQVSRLVMGVDNQQTLPHAAVVFDDFVERGGTTFDTAYIYGGGRGEKLLGQWMKSRGNRDDVVVIGKGAHTPHCDPESITRQLHESLERLQTDHVDLYFMHRDNEEIPVSEFVDVLDEHFKAGRIKAFGGSNWSTGRFDEANAYAEANSKQPFTLLSNHLSLARAYDVPWAGCRHVADDESQAWLRERQVALFPWSSQARGFFTGRAKPEDTSDSELVRCFYSDENFRRLDRARELAAAKGVEPTAIALAWLLHQPYLVFPLIGPRHVSETRTSTPGLSVTLTAEEVAYLTA
- the rpmB gene encoding 50S ribosomal protein L28, producing MSKKCDVCGKQPTFGNSVARLGKGAMIRRVKARTPRRFNPNIQPVRAIIKGTPTKMKVCTSCIKAGKVQRVVG
- a CDS encoding DAK2 domain-containing protein; protein product: MEELTVEVLRAWARTALADLARARAGIDELNVYPVPDGDTGTNLYLTWEAACGALPKGELTFTEAIQAFGRGALLGARGNSGVITSQLIRACGLRLDENLPRDREDGVLADPPMSEAAAFADALRYAADAAYDAVAQPVEGTMLTVARAAASGAMTAANDGKSLADVCLAAVASARQALTRTTDQLDVLRRAGVVDAGGAGLVVILGAMESVLTGRHVRVDVPARVEPRGEEAVSQDGPAYEVMYLLDAPDEQVDGFRQRLAGLGDSVVVVGGDGLWNVHVHTDDVGAAIEHGIGIGRPHRIRVTHFADHAHSAHHHEPAPGRAVIAVVAGDGLGELFAAAGARIIRGGPGRRCSTGELLQAIEESKAPEIVILPNDQDSLAVAEAAATAARQDGIRVAVIPTRAQVQGLAAIAVHDPQRSFDDDVVQLSAAAGQTRHGAVTVAVKDAWTMAGRCRAGDALGVVDGDFALITDDLEQAAYGVVDRLLGGGGELLTIVTGRDADPGLAAAVERHVRRARKDVDVMVYDGGQDRYPLLIGVE
- a CDS encoding SAM-dependent methyltransferase; amino-acid sequence: MSVLFSAGADSYGLAVREIRGEFGRDLRVERVGAELGRVDGVPVRELAAACDAGRIMFVRHLTVEIASFEELPPEYELADLVLAELPEYPKALAVQAWTDGPGGGSYYHRLEEALAGRGVAVTRSGQEYVVSCYGGRKAILLGVNRLADSLSDWPGGRMRLARGEERVSRSEFKLEEAIATFGLELPNGGKAVDLGASPGGWTRILRQHGQEVWSVDPGSLDPRLRGDRRIHHEATTAGRFFADNRVRFDVVVNDMRMDQVTSARMMLDAAAHLRRDGLAIVTLKGGGRNPLDDARRGLDVLSQRYDVLHARQLHHNRNEITVVARKHD
- the rsmD gene encoding 16S rRNA (guanine(966)-N(2))-methyltransferase RsmD → MTRIVGGAAGGRRIGVPPGSGTRPTADRVREALFSSLESEFGSFHGLAVLDLYAGSGAIGLEALSRGAARAVLVESDRRAAEVIAANLTTVGLPGATLLTRPVEKLTAGDAPAVFDLVFADPPYKLETAELQEVLTGLAAHGWLAEDAVLVVERGKREPWEWPEGFAALRDRKYGEARLWYGHRHG
- the recG gene encoding ATP-dependent DNA helicase RecG, with the translated sequence MMADMDRKLRDFLGAKTAKTFAEVLGIETVGELLRHYPRRYLKKGELTPFDELEVGDQATVNGRVKKVTARALDTKLEIKPEDAHKFRKRRTITKVVVTDGRNDLEAAFFNQPWLLTKLTPGTSALFWGEVTMFRTTMQLKNPGTEVLDEEDLTDAEIERRARPFRPLYPATAKLPTATIERSVKIVLDSLDDRVDDPVPDLILRAEKLLGLRDALQLVHLPDTEKDIEAAQQRFRFEEALVMQTILAQRRAVTDALNAVPRPRVQGGLLDDFDKRLPFELTEGQTEVGEEVFADLARPHPMHRLLQGEVGSGKTVVALRAMLSVVDNGGQAALLAPTEVLAVQHHKTLTKMLGELAEQGMLGGAEHATKIGLLTGSLNAAARRTAMLDAASGAAGIVVGTHALLEDKVQFADLGLVVVDEQHRFGVEQRAALSAKSGENTPHVLVMTATPIPRTVAMTVFGDLAVSTLTQLPAGRSPIQSSVVPAKERPDWLQRAWVRVREEVGKGHQVYVVCPRIGDDVKNAKDEEGELLETDEGGKKQVRPPISVMQVSEALGEILHDLRVEVLHGRLPADEKDAVMSRFAAGDVDVLIATTVIEVGVDVPNASTMVIMDADRFGISQLHQLRGRVGRGQVPGLCLLVTDLWAGSSSYGRLEAVASTTDGFELSRIDLETRREGDVLGVAQSGRRSSLKLLSVLRDEDVILAARHVANSIVSADAELAEYPALRAVVREALESETTEYLEKT